In the genome of Hymenobacter cellulosivorans, one region contains:
- a CDS encoding cation diffusion facilitator family transporter: MAHSHDHHSHDHHHSHAPAEFGRAFAVGIALNIVFVVAEVIGGLWANSSALLSDAGHNLSDVLSLALAWGAATLAKRRSSARYTYGYKGATIQAALINAALLYGALGAILWETIEHLRHPEPVNGKLVMLLAGLGIVVNGFTAWLFSSGQKGDVNVRGAYLHMLTDALVSAGVVVGGGLVFWTGWLWLDPAISFVILGLIAYSSWGLLRETVQLSLQAVPAGIDLNQVRTFLLAQPGVTEVHDLHVWPLSTQDTALTAHVVRPTGSSDANLFLKNLQHDLIHEFNIGHCTVQIEQDTAVAGHHGCCDAEEDSIVTTKQSA, translated from the coding sequence ATGGCTCACTCGCACGACCACCACAGCCACGACCATCACCACTCGCACGCGCCGGCAGAGTTTGGCCGGGCCTTCGCAGTGGGCATTGCGCTCAATATTGTATTCGTCGTCGCCGAGGTTATCGGTGGGCTCTGGGCCAATTCTTCGGCGCTGCTCTCCGACGCGGGCCACAACCTGAGCGACGTGCTGAGTCTGGCACTGGCTTGGGGCGCGGCCACGCTGGCCAAGCGGCGCAGCTCAGCCCGTTACACTTACGGCTACAAGGGCGCCACTATTCAGGCTGCTCTAATCAATGCGGCCTTGCTGTACGGGGCCCTGGGCGCTATTCTGTGGGAAACTATTGAACATTTGCGCCACCCGGAGCCCGTGAATGGCAAACTGGTCATGCTGCTGGCCGGCCTGGGTATTGTCGTCAATGGTTTTACGGCTTGGCTGTTCAGCAGCGGGCAAAAGGGCGACGTAAACGTGCGCGGGGCCTACCTGCACATGCTCACCGACGCGCTGGTATCGGCGGGGGTAGTGGTGGGCGGCGGCCTAGTGTTCTGGACCGGCTGGCTCTGGCTCGACCCGGCCATCAGCTTCGTTATCCTGGGCTTGATTGCCTACAGCTCCTGGGGGTTGTTGCGCGAAACGGTACAGCTCAGCCTGCAGGCCGTACCCGCCGGCATCGACCTGAATCAGGTGCGCACGTTTCTGCTGGCCCAGCCCGGCGTCACGGAAGTCCACGACCTGCACGTATGGCCCCTGAGCACCCAAGACACCGCCCTGACAGCCCACGTAGTGCGGCCCACCGGCAGCTCCGACGCTAACCTTTTTCTCAAAAACCTGCAGCACGACCTAATTCACGAGTTCAACATCGGCCACTGCACCGTCCAGATTGAACAGGACACAGCCGTAGCCGGTCACCACGGCTGCTGCGACGCCGAGGAAGACAGCATCGTCACCACAAAACAATCCGCGTGA
- a CDS encoding TPM domain-containing protein translates to MSNLSPAPVLRHWFRFLLLLVGLTLSVASRAQQIPPRPNPPRLVNDLANMLQPDEEAALERKLVAYNDSTSSQIAVVTVPSLGDDDIANYSQNLYEGWGIGQKGKNNGVLVLVAQQEHLARIQTGYGLEGAIPDALAKRIISNTIVPAFKEERYYEGLDRATDQLIALAKGEYQADQTPPQQQRRQDSSGSGWMFWLVIGGIVLFILLSSRGGGRGGRGGGFRGGMIPPIIFGDFSGGRGVFGGGGGFGGGFGGGGGGGFGGFGGGSSGGGGASGSW, encoded by the coding sequence ATGAGCAACCTCTCCCCCGCGCCCGTGCTGCGGCACTGGTTCCGTTTTCTGCTGCTGCTGGTTGGCCTCACGCTGAGCGTAGCCAGCCGAGCCCAGCAAATACCACCCCGCCCCAATCCGCCCCGGCTGGTCAATGACCTGGCCAACATGCTGCAGCCCGATGAGGAAGCCGCGCTGGAGCGGAAGCTGGTGGCCTACAACGATTCTACGTCCTCGCAGATTGCGGTAGTAACCGTGCCTAGCCTCGGCGACGACGACATTGCCAACTACTCCCAAAACCTCTACGAAGGCTGGGGGATCGGGCAGAAGGGCAAAAACAACGGTGTGCTGGTACTGGTGGCCCAGCAGGAGCACCTTGCACGCATTCAGACCGGCTACGGCCTGGAGGGCGCCATTCCGGATGCCCTGGCCAAGCGCATCATTTCCAACACCATCGTACCGGCGTTCAAAGAGGAGCGCTACTACGAAGGTCTCGACCGGGCCACCGACCAGCTCATTGCCCTAGCTAAGGGTGAGTACCAGGCCGACCAAACCCCGCCGCAACAACAGCGGCGCCAAGATTCCAGCGGCTCGGGCTGGATGTTCTGGCTGGTCATCGGCGGCATCGTGCTCTTCATCCTGCTCAGCAGCCGCGGCGGTGGACGAGGTGGCCGGGGCGGTGGATTTCGCGGCGGCATGATTCCGCCCATCATCTTCGGCGACTTCAGCGGCGGCCGCGGCGTGTTTGGCGGCGGAGGCGGCTTCGGCGGTGGATTTGGAGGTGGCGGAGGCGGTGGTTTCGGCGGTTTCGGCGGCGGCTCCTCCGGCGGCGGCGGCGCCAGCGGCAGCTGGTAG
- a CDS encoding sterol desaturase family protein — MSINPIVLSIPIYFTLIGVELLVERLQHTERYRFHDAITNISCGMTSQITGVLLKVGVIGMYELLYTHFALFHIPQTWVWGIVLFILADLCYYFAHRYSHEINFFWGGHVVHHQSEDYNLSVALRQSSLQGFFTFLFYLPLAVLGFETEFFVYVSALVTLYQFWIHTEFIGKLGPLEWVFNTPSHHRVHHGRNPKYIDKNYAGTFIVWDRMFGTFQQEEETPVYGITTPARSWNPLWVNFNHYFQMREQLRETPGFWNKVRVMFGRPGWRPAALGGPYQIPEVDAATVQKYTTSAPRTVNFYVLLQYVVLLGVAAVFMFTQKDMEPAVRYSVAAWCMWTAVACGALFEAKRTGYLLEPVRVVVSLALLLFALRSSALFMSAAAVGTAWLAVSLLWAYSFRKVFASTAATTAASHAYA, encoded by the coding sequence ATGAGTATCAACCCTATCGTCTTATCCATTCCCATTTATTTCACGCTAATCGGGGTAGAACTGCTCGTCGAGCGGCTGCAGCACACCGAGCGGTACCGGTTTCACGACGCCATTACCAACATCAGCTGCGGGATGACCTCCCAGATTACGGGCGTGCTGCTCAAGGTCGGGGTCATCGGCATGTACGAGCTGCTCTACACTCACTTTGCCCTGTTTCACATTCCGCAGACCTGGGTCTGGGGCATCGTGCTCTTCATCTTGGCCGATTTGTGCTACTACTTTGCCCACCGCTACTCCCACGAAATCAACTTCTTCTGGGGCGGCCACGTGGTGCACCACCAGAGTGAAGATTATAACCTATCGGTAGCCCTGCGCCAAAGCTCGTTGCAGGGCTTTTTCACCTTCTTGTTTTACCTGCCCCTGGCCGTGCTGGGCTTCGAAACTGAGTTTTTTGTCTACGTTTCGGCCCTGGTTACACTCTATCAGTTCTGGATTCACACCGAGTTTATCGGCAAGCTGGGCCCGCTGGAATGGGTTTTCAACACTCCCTCTCACCACCGCGTCCATCACGGCCGCAACCCCAAGTACATCGACAAAAACTACGCGGGCACCTTCATTGTCTGGGACCGGATGTTTGGCACCTTTCAGCAGGAGGAGGAAACGCCGGTCTACGGCATCACTACGCCGGCCCGGTCCTGGAACCCGCTGTGGGTTAATTTCAACCACTATTTCCAGATGCGGGAGCAGCTGCGCGAAACGCCTGGCTTCTGGAATAAGGTGCGCGTCATGTTTGGCCGGCCCGGCTGGCGTCCTGCCGCGTTGGGCGGCCCCTACCAGATTCCGGAAGTCGATGCGGCCACGGTGCAGAAGTACACTACCAGCGCGCCCCGCACCGTCAATTTCTACGTGCTGCTCCAGTACGTAGTGCTGCTGGGTGTGGCAGCCGTGTTCATGTTCACCCAGAAAGATATGGAGCCCGCCGTGCGCTACTCGGTAGCCGCTTGGTGCATGTGGACGGCCGTAGCCTGCGGAGCCCTCTTCGAAGCCAAACGAACCGGCTACTTGCTGGAGCCGGTTCGTGTTGTTGTTTCGTTGGCTTTGCTGTTGTTTGCGTTGCGCAGCTCGGCCTTATTCATGTCCGCCGCAGCCGTCGGCACGGCCTGGCTGGCAGTTTCACTGCTCTGGGCTTACTCGTTCCGCAAGGTGTTTGCCTCCACGGCTGCTACCACAGCCGCGTCGCACGCGTATGCCTGA
- a CDS encoding prolyl oligopeptidase family serine peptidase, whose translation MRKLSYSLLALSALASCKSTQPANDVAARRPLTELPTAETNGPTRRGAAASLPQLTVEYPKTRKTNHTDDYFGTPVTDPYRWLEDLDSPETKEWVTAQNKVTFGYLEKIPFRDQIKNRLTKMWNYERFGIPQVEGENLYFSKNDGLQNQGVLYVQKNGQEGQPDLLLDPNKFSADGTTALAGTYFSNDHRYMAYATSGGGSDWQKLKVLDLKTRQPLKDELQWVKVSGAAWSKDGFYYSRYDAPKAGQNQLSGKNEFHKVYYHKLGTAQSTDKLVYEDKTMPLGFRTVGTTEDERFLVLYTTDGKNDGNRLAVRDLTDPKQATKFTTLISSYEHNNSVIGNVGGQLLVLTNYKAPRYRIVLIDPKKPQEANWKEVIKQGENKLENVEHVGGRLIVTYLKDASSQIKVYSEKGEFQNDVELPAIGTASGFGGRRDVKSVYYAFTSFAYPTTIYRYDLDSKQSTVFRAPTVDVKPEDYVTTQVFYTSKDGTKVPMFIVHKKGIKLNGQNPTYLYAYGGFNISLTPGFSVARMLWLENGGILAIPNLRGGGEYGEAWHQAGMTPNKQNVFDDFIAAAEYLTVQSYTDAKHLAIAGGSNGGLLVGAIMTQRPELAHVAFPAVGVMDMLRYQKFTIGWNWAPEYGTSDNFEQFKNLYKFSPLHNLRAGTTYPATMITTADHDDRVVPAHSFKFAATLQEMNAGPNPQLIRVDVNAGHGAGKSTALQIQEWADVWSFAFQNMGVNPYPMGR comes from the coding sequence ATGCGCAAACTATCCTATTCGCTGCTGGCGCTGTCGGCGCTGGCCTCTTGTAAGTCGACTCAACCGGCCAACGACGTAGCCGCGCGCCGGCCCCTGACCGAATTGCCTACTGCTGAAACCAATGGCCCCACCCGACGCGGCGCGGCGGCCAGCTTGCCCCAACTCACCGTGGAATACCCCAAAACCCGCAAAACCAACCACACCGACGACTATTTCGGCACGCCTGTTACGGACCCCTACCGCTGGCTCGAAGACCTTGACTCGCCCGAAACCAAGGAGTGGGTGACGGCCCAGAACAAGGTCACGTTCGGCTACTTGGAGAAAATCCCCTTCCGGGACCAGATTAAGAACCGCCTAACCAAGATGTGGAACTACGAGCGGTTCGGCATTCCGCAGGTAGAAGGCGAGAATCTGTATTTCTCCAAAAACGACGGCCTGCAAAACCAGGGCGTGCTGTACGTGCAGAAAAATGGGCAGGAAGGCCAACCTGACCTGCTGCTGGACCCCAACAAGTTTTCGGCCGACGGCACCACGGCTTTGGCCGGAACCTACTTCTCCAACGACCACCGCTACATGGCCTACGCCACCTCGGGCGGCGGCTCCGACTGGCAAAAGCTTAAGGTGCTGGACCTCAAAACCCGGCAGCCGCTCAAGGACGAGCTGCAGTGGGTGAAAGTATCGGGGGCGGCCTGGAGCAAGGACGGCTTCTACTACAGCCGCTACGACGCGCCCAAAGCCGGTCAGAACCAGCTCTCGGGCAAAAACGAGTTTCACAAGGTCTACTACCACAAGCTGGGCACCGCGCAGAGCACCGATAAGCTGGTGTACGAAGACAAGACCATGCCCCTGGGCTTCCGCACGGTGGGCACTACCGAAGACGAACGGTTTTTGGTGCTCTACACCACCGACGGCAAGAATGACGGCAACCGCCTGGCCGTGCGCGACCTGACTGACCCGAAGCAGGCCACCAAATTTACGACGCTGATTTCGAGCTACGAGCACAACAACTCGGTGATTGGCAACGTGGGCGGGCAGCTGCTGGTGCTGACTAACTATAAGGCGCCGCGCTACCGCATTGTGCTGATTGACCCCAAAAAGCCCCAGGAGGCCAACTGGAAAGAGGTAATCAAGCAAGGAGAAAATAAGCTCGAAAACGTGGAGCATGTGGGCGGCCGCCTCATCGTGACCTACCTCAAGGACGCCAGCAGCCAGATCAAGGTTTACTCCGAGAAGGGCGAATTTCAGAACGATGTGGAGCTGCCCGCCATTGGCACGGCCTCGGGCTTCGGTGGCCGCCGCGACGTGAAGAGCGTGTACTACGCCTTCACCTCCTTTGCCTACCCGACCACCATCTACCGCTACGACCTCGACTCGAAGCAAAGCACCGTATTCCGGGCCCCGACGGTGGATGTGAAGCCCGAGGATTACGTGACCACCCAGGTATTCTACACCAGCAAGGACGGCACGAAAGTGCCCATGTTTATCGTGCACAAGAAGGGTATCAAGCTCAACGGCCAAAACCCAACGTATCTGTACGCTTACGGCGGCTTCAACATTTCCCTGACGCCCGGCTTTAGCGTGGCCCGCATGCTGTGGCTCGAAAACGGCGGCATCCTGGCTATTCCTAACCTGCGCGGCGGCGGCGAATACGGCGAAGCCTGGCACCAGGCCGGTATGACGCCCAACAAGCAGAACGTATTCGACGACTTCATTGCCGCCGCCGAATACCTCACCGTACAGAGCTACACCGACGCCAAGCACTTGGCCATTGCCGGTGGCTCCAACGGCGGCCTGCTGGTCGGCGCTATCATGACCCAGCGGCCCGAGCTGGCCCACGTGGCTTTCCCGGCCGTGGGCGTGATGGACATGCTGCGCTACCAGAAGTTTACCATCGGCTGGAACTGGGCGCCCGAGTACGGCACTTCCGACAACTTCGAGCAGTTCAAGAACCTCTACAAATTCTCCCCGCTGCACAATCTGCGGGCCGGTACCACTTACCCGGCCACGATGATTACCACCGCCGACCACGACGACCGGGTAGTGCCGGCGCACTCGTTTAAATTTGCGGCCACGCTGCAGGAAATGAATGCCGGCCCCAACCCCCAGCTGATTCGCGTCGATGTGAATGCCGGGCACGGCGCGGGCAAGAGCACGGCCCTGCAGATTCAGGAGTGGGCCGATGTGTGGTCGTTTGCTTTCCAGAACATGGGCGTCAATCCGTATCCAATGGGGCGGTAA
- a CDS encoding LemA family protein: MKRLLLYLIGLVVLLSQSSCGYNTMVSKDQAVKAQWANVQSAYQRRSDLIPNLVNTVKGAANFEKTTLTDVINARAKATSVQLSAENLTPENIKQFQEAQSQVSSGLGRLLAVSENYPELKANANFQELQAQIEGTENRINVERNKFNTVTNDYNGTVKSFPNNIFAGMFGFKEKPYFEADAASQKAPTVQF, translated from the coding sequence ATGAAACGTCTTCTTCTGTACTTAATCGGATTGGTCGTGCTGCTGAGCCAGTCGTCCTGTGGCTACAACACCATGGTGTCGAAGGACCAGGCCGTGAAAGCCCAGTGGGCTAACGTGCAGAGTGCCTATCAGCGCCGCTCCGACCTGATTCCGAACCTGGTGAACACCGTAAAAGGTGCCGCCAACTTTGAAAAAACGACGCTGACCGATGTAATCAACGCCCGCGCCAAGGCCACCAGCGTGCAGCTATCGGCCGAAAACCTGACGCCCGAAAACATCAAGCAGTTTCAGGAAGCCCAAAGCCAGGTGAGCTCCGGCCTGGGCCGCCTGCTGGCCGTGTCGGAAAACTACCCCGAGCTGAAGGCCAACGCCAACTTCCAGGAGCTGCAGGCCCAGATTGAGGGCACTGAAAACCGCATCAACGTGGAGCGCAACAAGTTTAACACCGTCACCAATGACTACAACGGCACGGTGAAGTCCTTCCCCAACAACATATTCGCCGGGATGTTCGGCTTCAAGGAAAAACCGTACTTCGAGGCCGACGCCGCTTCGCAGAAAGCACCTACGGTACAGTTTTAA
- a CDS encoding DUF4272 domain-containing protein: MSEEFKFQTKTESEGKVLMLGGRICDWLPILDTPAVRSAAEVQGRMSVLNALINISFQAPVDIIRDWLTQYDLLVFLSAEEEALLQKDNDELTEQELINLRWSLESLWALMWATGMTDELQPTEWCGDNMASLLPNLEQNEDNSKLTQVRQLRPTEDLYRMLDYYYRLHWYCVDERLHGREAVISESLVYERRKALEWVFNRALDWDNVEMST; encoded by the coding sequence ATGAGCGAGGAATTCAAGTTTCAAACTAAAACCGAATCGGAAGGCAAAGTGCTGATGCTGGGCGGCCGCATCTGCGACTGGCTCCCGATTCTGGATACGCCGGCCGTGCGCTCGGCCGCGGAAGTGCAGGGCCGCATGAGCGTGCTGAACGCGCTGATTAATATATCTTTCCAGGCCCCCGTCGATATTATCCGCGACTGGCTAACCCAGTACGATTTGTTGGTCTTTCTTTCGGCGGAAGAAGAAGCGCTGCTGCAAAAGGATAACGACGAACTAACCGAGCAGGAGCTGATCAACCTGCGCTGGAGTTTGGAAAGCCTTTGGGCCCTGATGTGGGCTACTGGAATGACCGACGAGCTGCAACCCACCGAGTGGTGCGGCGACAATATGGCTTCGCTGCTGCCTAATTTGGAGCAGAATGAGGACAACAGCAAACTAACTCAGGTGCGGCAGTTGCGGCCCACGGAGGACCTCTACCGCATGCTCGACTACTACTACCGCCTACACTGGTACTGCGTGGATGAGCGCCTGCACGGTCGCGAGGCGGTGATATCCGAAAGCTTGGTCTATGAGCGGCGCAAAGCCTTGGAGTGGGTTTTCAACCGCGCCCTGGATTGGGACAACGTGGAGATGAGTACCTAG
- a CDS encoding DUF6526 family protein: MADKPTKNKPMYYSWHHFVLVPAALVLAGYGIRRYLNVAGNDDEISRLWFTVMLLGVVTLGGLIMLRQHYALSLQDRLIRLEVRQRYFELTGQSLRPYEARLQIKQILSLRFAGDAELPALVAAAAQENLSPKDIQARIQDFQFDYLRV, encoded by the coding sequence ATGGCCGATAAGCCTACCAAAAACAAGCCCATGTATTACTCCTGGCACCATTTCGTGCTGGTGCCGGCCGCCCTGGTACTGGCCGGCTACGGGATTCGGCGCTATCTGAACGTGGCCGGCAACGACGACGAAATTTCCCGTCTGTGGTTTACGGTCATGCTGCTGGGCGTCGTTACACTGGGCGGGCTCATCATGCTGCGCCAGCATTATGCGCTGAGTTTGCAAGACCGCCTGATTCGGCTCGAAGTGCGGCAGCGCTACTTTGAGCTGACCGGTCAGAGCCTGCGCCCCTACGAAGCTCGGCTCCAGATAAAGCAGATTCTGTCTCTGCGCTTTGCCGGCGACGCCGAGCTTCCGGCTCTGGTAGCCGCCGCAGCCCAGGAAAACCTGAGCCCAAAAGACATTCAGGCCCGGATTCAGGACTTCCAGTTCGACTACCTACGGGTGTGA
- a CDS encoding DUF4286 family protein gives MILYNVTTSLDPEIAEEWLVYMRDTHMPEVMATGFFLRSQLCRMLNEEDNGVTYASQYYCVSMEQLEEYQQVAAPALIREMEKHFGGRYASFRTMLEIVD, from the coding sequence ATGATTCTTTACAACGTCACGACCAGCCTGGACCCGGAAATTGCCGAGGAGTGGCTGGTATACATGCGCGACACGCACATGCCCGAAGTAATGGCCACCGGCTTTTTCCTGAGAAGTCAGCTGTGCCGCATGCTCAACGAAGAAGACAACGGCGTCACGTATGCTTCCCAGTACTACTGCGTTAGCATGGAACAGCTCGAAGAATACCAGCAGGTAGCTGCTCCGGCCCTGATTCGGGAGATGGAAAAGCACTTCGGAGGTCGTTACGCGTCTTTCCGCACCATGCTGGAAATAGTAGATTAA
- a CDS encoding MFS transporter: MAITSPRPDSAPKTASLFSAIVIVASLGYFVDIYDLILFSIVRVQSLNELGITKAADVTNQGLFLINMQMGGMLLGGILWGILGDKRGRLSVLFGSILLYSLANLANGFVQTIDQYAWLRLIAGIGLAGELGAGITLVSETLPKEKRGYGTMIVATVGVSGAMLAYWVATYGWRPAYFVGGGLGLALLALRVGVYESGMFEQVKQSEASRGNFLSLFTNGPRLARYLKCLLIGVPLWFVVGILITLAPEFGKALGITGEVTAGLGVFWCYFGLVFGDFASGTLSQVLHSRNRALQVFLVLCGLLCAVYLFAIRGASPTAFYGVCFVLGFTVGFWALFVTVAAEQFGTNLRATVATTAPNFARGSVVLLVPIFKALSGLQVGGQPLGIIGSAAIIGVISLLVAFWAVSTLPESYGKDLDYLEE, encoded by the coding sequence ATGGCCATTACGTCCCCCCGCCCCGATTCGGCCCCCAAAACAGCTTCTCTATTCAGCGCCATTGTCATCGTGGCCTCGCTGGGTTACTTCGTCGATATCTACGACCTGATTTTGTTCAGCATCGTGCGGGTGCAGAGCCTCAACGAGCTGGGCATCACCAAAGCCGCCGATGTTACCAACCAGGGCCTGTTTCTGATTAACATGCAGATGGGCGGCATGCTGCTCGGCGGCATCCTGTGGGGTATCCTGGGCGACAAAAGGGGCCGGCTCTCGGTGCTCTTCGGCTCAATTTTGCTATACTCCCTGGCCAACCTAGCCAACGGCTTCGTCCAGACCATCGACCAGTATGCCTGGCTGCGCCTTATTGCCGGCATAGGTTTGGCCGGGGAGCTCGGCGCGGGTATCACGCTGGTGTCCGAAACCCTGCCCAAGGAAAAGCGCGGCTACGGCACCATGATAGTGGCCACCGTGGGTGTATCCGGCGCCATGCTGGCCTACTGGGTAGCCACCTACGGTTGGCGCCCGGCTTATTTCGTGGGCGGCGGCCTGGGCTTGGCCTTGCTGGCGCTGCGGGTGGGCGTGTACGAGTCGGGCATGTTTGAGCAGGTCAAGCAGTCTGAAGCCTCGCGGGGCAACTTCCTGAGTTTGTTTACCAACGGTCCGCGCCTGGCCCGCTACCTCAAGTGCCTGCTCATCGGCGTGCCGCTATGGTTTGTAGTCGGGATTCTGATTACCCTGGCTCCCGAGTTTGGCAAGGCCCTGGGCATTACGGGCGAGGTGACGGCCGGTCTGGGCGTGTTCTGGTGCTACTTTGGCTTGGTCTTCGGCGACTTTGCCAGCGGCACGCTCAGCCAGGTGCTGCATAGCCGCAACCGAGCGCTACAAGTGTTTCTAGTGCTTTGCGGGCTGCTTTGCGCGGTATATCTATTTGCCATCCGCGGCGCTTCGCCTACGGCTTTTTACGGGGTGTGCTTCGTGCTGGGCTTCACCGTAGGCTTCTGGGCGTTGTTTGTGACGGTAGCCGCCGAGCAGTTTGGCACCAACCTGCGGGCCACGGTGGCTACCACGGCCCCTAACTTTGCTCGGGGCTCGGTGGTGTTGCTGGTGCCCATCTTTAAGGCTCTTTCGGGGCTGCAGGTAGGTGGGCAGCCGCTGGGCATTATTGGCAGCGCGGCTATTATCGGGGTCATTTCGTTGCTGGTGGCTTTCTGGGCCGTCAGCACCCTGCCCGAGAGCTACGGCAAAGACCTGGACTACCTGGAAGAATAA
- a CDS encoding TPM domain-containing protein, whose product MNHQKPHTMTNPITPEQEAALVAAIRQAEITTSGEIRVHLEDTCPTPEPLDRAAQVFAELGMHKTAQRNGVLFYLAWQTRQFAVIGDSGINAAVSDDFWETTKETVLDHFRAGKYVVGLERGVRMVGEQLKRYFPYNAKTDKNELDDSISYGDPAPPHV is encoded by the coding sequence ATGAATCACCAAAAACCGCACACCATGACCAATCCTATTACCCCGGAGCAGGAAGCCGCGTTGGTGGCCGCCATCCGGCAAGCCGAAATCACCACTTCCGGGGAAATTCGGGTGCATCTGGAAGATACCTGCCCCACGCCTGAACCCCTGGACCGCGCCGCCCAGGTGTTTGCCGAGCTGGGTATGCACAAGACTGCCCAGCGCAACGGCGTGCTGTTTTACCTGGCCTGGCAAACCCGGCAGTTCGCCGTCATCGGCGACTCTGGCATCAACGCAGCCGTATCCGACGACTTCTGGGAAACCACCAAGGAAACCGTGCTCGACCATTTTCGGGCCGGCAAGTACGTAGTGGGCCTGGAACGGGGGGTGCGCATGGTGGGCGAGCAGCTCAAGCGTTACTTCCCCTACAACGCCAAGACCGATAAAAACGAGCTCGACGATTCTATTTCCTACGGCGACCCTGCGCCGCCTCACGTATGA
- a CDS encoding sugar phosphate nucleotidyltransferase — protein sequence MKAVIPVAGIGSRLRPHTHTQPKSLVPVAGNTILGHIIDRLQDAGIEEFVFIIGYLGEKIESYVRRYYPQLRSTFVIQEPREGIGHALWLARDTFRHDQDGVLIMLGDTIVDVDLRELLRTEGNVLAIKEVKTPSIFGVVETSNSGRVTKVIEKPRIPKSNYALVGLYKIADPAWLASALERIIEQDLRTHNEFQLTDALMLMIQDGAQMTTAPVDHWFDCGRKDSLLEANAKLLNRPEFLGNKYPEFPDTIIIPPVSIGKDCQISHSIIGPNVAIGDRTIVKNTILSDSIIGSYSELRQAVMHDCIVGSDASFRGLNHSLNIGDNTEIDYS from the coding sequence ATGAAAGCTGTTATCCCCGTCGCTGGTATCGGGTCCCGGTTGCGCCCTCACACCCACACCCAGCCCAAGTCGCTGGTACCGGTGGCCGGCAATACCATTCTGGGCCACATCATTGACCGCCTGCAGGACGCCGGAATCGAAGAGTTCGTGTTCATCATCGGTTACCTGGGCGAAAAAATCGAGAGCTACGTGCGGCGCTACTACCCGCAGCTGCGCTCTACCTTCGTCATTCAGGAGCCCCGCGAAGGCATCGGGCACGCGCTGTGGCTGGCTCGCGACACCTTCCGCCACGACCAGGACGGCGTGCTCATCATGCTCGGCGACACCATCGTGGATGTGGACCTGCGCGAGCTGCTACGTACGGAGGGCAACGTGCTGGCCATCAAGGAGGTCAAGACCCCGTCGATATTCGGGGTGGTCGAAACCAGCAACAGCGGCCGGGTAACCAAAGTCATTGAGAAGCCCCGGATTCCGAAGTCGAACTACGCCTTGGTGGGGTTGTACAAGATTGCCGACCCCGCCTGGCTGGCCTCGGCCCTGGAGCGCATCATCGAGCAGGACCTGCGCACCCACAACGAGTTTCAGCTTACCGACGCCCTGATGCTCATGATTCAGGACGGGGCCCAGATGACCACCGCGCCCGTGGACCACTGGTTTGACTGCGGCCGCAAGGACTCCTTGCTCGAAGCCAATGCCAAGCTGCTGAACCGGCCCGAATTCCTGGGCAACAAGTACCCCGAGTTCCCCGACACCATCATCATTCCACCGGTCAGCATCGGCAAGGACTGCCAGATTTCCCACTCCATCATCGGGCCCAACGTAGCCATTGGCGACCGGACCATCGTGAAAAACACCATCCTGAGCGACTCCATTATCGGTTCCTACTCCGAGCTGCGCCAGGCTGTGATGCACGACTGTATCGTGGGCTCCGACGCGTCGTTTCGCGGTTTGAACCACAGCCTGAACATCGGCGACAACACCGAAATTGACTACAGCTAA
- a CDS encoding GNAT family N-acetyltransferase produces the protein MANITIRRGTPDDLARVHELIVELAIYERAPEEVTNTLVDMHRDGFGPESIFGFFVAETPEQGILGIALFYTAYSTWKGRMLFLEDLVVTEAARGTGIGKKLFDAVVAEARRTGAHRLKWQVLEWNEPAIGFYKHIGANLDPEWFNGNLSAEQLQAYACDAAVVAAVEANTLRNE, from the coding sequence ATGGCAAACATCACCATTCGGCGCGGTACGCCCGACGACCTGGCCCGCGTGCACGAGCTTATCGTGGAGCTGGCTATTTATGAGCGGGCCCCCGAGGAAGTCACCAACACGCTGGTCGATATGCACCGCGACGGGTTCGGGCCCGAGTCCATCTTCGGTTTTTTCGTGGCCGAAACTCCCGAGCAGGGCATTCTGGGCATAGCGTTGTTTTACACCGCCTACTCAACCTGGAAAGGACGGATGCTGTTCCTAGAAGACCTCGTCGTGACTGAGGCGGCCCGCGGTACGGGCATCGGCAAGAAGCTCTTTGATGCCGTGGTGGCCGAAGCCCGGCGCACCGGGGCCCACCGCCTGAAGTGGCAGGTGCTGGAGTGGAACGAGCCCGCCATTGGCTTCTACAAGCACATCGGGGCCAACCTCGACCCGGAGTGGTTCAACGGCAACCTCTCGGCCGAGCAGCTTCAGGCATACGCGTGCGACGCGGCTGTGGTAGCAGCCGTGGAGGCAAACACCTTGCGGAACGAGTAA